One part of the Paroedura picta isolate Pp20150507F chromosome 5, Ppicta_v3.0, whole genome shotgun sequence genome encodes these proteins:
- the THEMIS2 gene encoding protein THEMIS2 isoform X2 — translation MESTSLQQYVCSLDFRSLPRVVKICSGVYFQGSVYEISGSECCLSTGDLIKIVDIQLQKVNCESTEKDYLVELPLNFKGLFQLSPEQSPRTSMKHFLSRTLSFKDKPSACDKRQYTLQEVLQSPAMQGKTLKCLEIGSSKFQLCPVYQVEAIMHLRNNVVKIESTLDVEVVDVTEESQHVHFIKPLMLSEVLLMDNVLPVRAEILGAPEGMPVFQSKWISRLQPGCKIQIHHKVLSWKILASSRKGKRRACRFLLSSRYEGCFRRCPREFHSTSELTSGLGLARKLHVVVTKDYDSGETEPPLFGIGDRLEVLSLARAADPSAADVLECIRDNGDGDTERIEVPLFLDAGFVEDIRDSRKYTLPEVLEHFHLPCEVKVVANKDTSGPLSCVSVLTLENQITEPFLAVSLEDEPSVTFEIPPRWMDMSLFFTGGPEKPMFPSSSPKVEELTEAFYYHMLKMMPTSTPAPPRPPKRSDSEKNKCSQRSSKEGRRKASEPPKLPSADAKDTFKEAAKLLYPRTLQARADSHTLVNPNQYNIQYGPPRPQKTTKHFQQSPNASCDDNSDHDYEDILK, via the exons ATGGAGTCCACCTCCTTACAGCAGTACGTTTGCAGCCTGGATTTCCGTTCCCTGCCCCGAGTGGTAAAGATCTGCTCCGGAGTCTACTTCCAAG GATCTGTTTACGAGATCTCAGGTAGCGAATGCTGCTTATCAACAGGAGACCTGATCAAAATTGTTGATATCCAGCTCCAGAAAGTCAACTGTGAAAGCACGGAGAAAGACTACCTGGTGGAACTGCCACTGAATTTTAAAG GTCTCTTTCAGCTCAGTCCGGAACAGTCACCCAGAACATCGATGAAGCATTTCCTTTCGCGCACCCTCTCTTTCAAAGACAAACCCTCGGCCTGTGACAAGCGGCAGTACACGCTCCAGGAGGTCTTGCAGTCACCTGCCATGCAAGGGAAGACGCTGAAGTGCCTGGAAATTGGTAGCAGTAAATTCCAGCTGTGCCCTGTGTATCAAGTGGAAGCAATCATGCATT TGAGAAACAATGTGGTCAAAATCGAATCGACGCTGGACGTCGAGGTGGTCGATGTCACCGAGGAATCTCAGCACGTCCACTTCATCAAGCCACTGATGCTGAGTGAAGTCCTACTCATGGATAACGTGCTCCCGGTGCGAGCAGAGATCCTCGGGGCCCCGGAGGGAATGCCCGTCTTCCAGAGCAAGTGGATCTCCCGCCTCCAACCGGGCTGTAAGATTCAGATCCACCACAAAGTGTTGTCGTGGAAAATCCTGGCCTCTTCCCGCAAAGGCAAGAGACGCGCTTGCCGCTTCCTCCTCTCCAGCCGCTACGAGGGCTGCTTCCGCCGCTGCCCACGGGAGTTCCACTCAACCTCAGAACTGACCAGTGGTTTAGGCTTGGCTAGGAAACTGCACGTGGTGGTCACCAAGGACTACGACAGTGGCGAAACAGAGCCTCCGCTGTTTGGGATCGGGGATCGGCTGGAAGTGCTCAGCCTTGCGAGAGCGGCCGATCCTTCCGCCGCAGACGTGCTCGAATGCATCCGGGACAATGGCGACGGGGATACCGAACGCATCGAGGTGCCCCTCTTCTTGGATGCGGGCTTTGTCGAAGACATTCGTGACAGCAGGAAGTACACTCTCCCGGAGGTGCTGGAGCACTTCCATCTGCCCTGTGAGGTCAAGGTCGTGGCCAACAAGGATACTTCTGGTCCTCTCAGCTGTGTCTCCGTGCtgactctggagaaccagatcACAGAGCCTTTTCTTGCCGTCAGTCTGGAGGACGAGCCGTCTGTCACCTTTGAGATTCCTCCCCGGTGGATGGATATGTCCCTGTTCTTCACTGGAGGCCCAGAGAAGCCCATGTTTCCCTCCAGCAGTCCCAAGGTGGAAGAGCTGACGGAGGCCTTTTATTATCACATGTTAAAGATGATGCCCACCAGCACACCTGCTCCTCCAAGGCCCCCTAAGCGGAGCGATTCAGAGAAGAACAAGTGTTCCCAAAGGTCTTccaaagaagggaggaggaaagccTCAGAACCCCCTAag CTGCCTTCTGCAGATGCAAAGGACACATTCAAAGAGGCTGCAAAACTTCTGTATCCAAGGACTCTGCAAGCAAGAGCAGATTCGCACACTTTGGTTAATCCAAACCAGTATAATATACAGTATGGACCTCCAAGACCCCAGAAGACCACCAAACATTTCCAACAATCCCCAA aCGCAAGTTGTGATGACAACTCTGATCATGATTACGAGGACATTCTCAAATGA
- the THEMIS2 gene encoding protein THEMIS2 isoform X1: MESTSLQQYVCSLDFRSLPRVVKICSGVYFQGSVYEISGSECCLSTGDLIKIVDIQLQKVNCESTEKDYLVELPLNFKGLFQLSPEQSPRTSMKHFLSRTLSFKDKPSACDKRQYTLQEVLQSPAMQGKTLKCLEIGSSKFQLCPVYQVEAIMHLRNNVVKIESTLDVEVVDVTEESQHVHFIKPLMLSEVLLMDNVLPVRAEILGAPEGMPVFQSKWISRLQPGCKIQIHHKVLSWKILASSRKGKRRACRFLLSSRYEGCFRRCPREFHSTSELTSGLGLARKLHVVVTKDYDSGETEPPLFGIGDRLEVLSLARAADPSAADVLECIRDNGDGDTERIEVPLFLDAGFVEDIRDSRKYTLPEVLEHFHLPCEVKVVANKDTSGPLSCVSVLTLENQITEPFLAVSLEDEPSVTFEIPPRWMDMSLFFTGGPEKPMFPSSSPKVEELTEAFYYHMLKMMPTSTPAPPRPPKRSDSEKNKCSQRSSKEGRRKASEPPKLPSADAKDTFKEAAKLLYPRTLQARADSHTLVNPNQYNIQYGPPRPQKTTKHFQQSPSMLCSSPTGNVLWCLTHTKAPSLT, encoded by the exons ATGGAGTCCACCTCCTTACAGCAGTACGTTTGCAGCCTGGATTTCCGTTCCCTGCCCCGAGTGGTAAAGATCTGCTCCGGAGTCTACTTCCAAG GATCTGTTTACGAGATCTCAGGTAGCGAATGCTGCTTATCAACAGGAGACCTGATCAAAATTGTTGATATCCAGCTCCAGAAAGTCAACTGTGAAAGCACGGAGAAAGACTACCTGGTGGAACTGCCACTGAATTTTAAAG GTCTCTTTCAGCTCAGTCCGGAACAGTCACCCAGAACATCGATGAAGCATTTCCTTTCGCGCACCCTCTCTTTCAAAGACAAACCCTCGGCCTGTGACAAGCGGCAGTACACGCTCCAGGAGGTCTTGCAGTCACCTGCCATGCAAGGGAAGACGCTGAAGTGCCTGGAAATTGGTAGCAGTAAATTCCAGCTGTGCCCTGTGTATCAAGTGGAAGCAATCATGCATT TGAGAAACAATGTGGTCAAAATCGAATCGACGCTGGACGTCGAGGTGGTCGATGTCACCGAGGAATCTCAGCACGTCCACTTCATCAAGCCACTGATGCTGAGTGAAGTCCTACTCATGGATAACGTGCTCCCGGTGCGAGCAGAGATCCTCGGGGCCCCGGAGGGAATGCCCGTCTTCCAGAGCAAGTGGATCTCCCGCCTCCAACCGGGCTGTAAGATTCAGATCCACCACAAAGTGTTGTCGTGGAAAATCCTGGCCTCTTCCCGCAAAGGCAAGAGACGCGCTTGCCGCTTCCTCCTCTCCAGCCGCTACGAGGGCTGCTTCCGCCGCTGCCCACGGGAGTTCCACTCAACCTCAGAACTGACCAGTGGTTTAGGCTTGGCTAGGAAACTGCACGTGGTGGTCACCAAGGACTACGACAGTGGCGAAACAGAGCCTCCGCTGTTTGGGATCGGGGATCGGCTGGAAGTGCTCAGCCTTGCGAGAGCGGCCGATCCTTCCGCCGCAGACGTGCTCGAATGCATCCGGGACAATGGCGACGGGGATACCGAACGCATCGAGGTGCCCCTCTTCTTGGATGCGGGCTTTGTCGAAGACATTCGTGACAGCAGGAAGTACACTCTCCCGGAGGTGCTGGAGCACTTCCATCTGCCCTGTGAGGTCAAGGTCGTGGCCAACAAGGATACTTCTGGTCCTCTCAGCTGTGTCTCCGTGCtgactctggagaaccagatcACAGAGCCTTTTCTTGCCGTCAGTCTGGAGGACGAGCCGTCTGTCACCTTTGAGATTCCTCCCCGGTGGATGGATATGTCCCTGTTCTTCACTGGAGGCCCAGAGAAGCCCATGTTTCCCTCCAGCAGTCCCAAGGTGGAAGAGCTGACGGAGGCCTTTTATTATCACATGTTAAAGATGATGCCCACCAGCACACCTGCTCCTCCAAGGCCCCCTAAGCGGAGCGATTCAGAGAAGAACAAGTGTTCCCAAAGGTCTTccaaagaagggaggaggaaagccTCAGAACCCCCTAag CTGCCTTCTGCAGATGCAAAGGACACATTCAAAGAGGCTGCAAAACTTCTGTATCCAAGGACTCTGCAAGCAAGAGCAGATTCGCACACTTTGGTTAATCCAAACCAGTATAATATACAGTATGGACCTCCAAGACCCCAGAAGACCACCAAACATTTCCAACAATCCCCAAGTATGCTTTGCTCTTCACCTACGGGAAACGTATTGTGGTGTCTGACACATACCAAGGCGCCCTCGCTGACTTAA